The nucleotide window ATCTGAGAGATGTGTGCTATCAACATAGTATATGATAGAACAATCAGACATAAGTAAGTCATGAGAAACACTATCCACCATTCtacataaaatacatagaaaCCTCACATTTCAGTCCCAGTTATATCTTTTCCAATCCATGTTCTCCTCCAAACTCAGGAGGAGTGTGAAGTTAAAACAAGCCAATCTGGCCAATGGGAATACACTAAAGCAAAAGAATATCTTTCTTAAATCTATGAATAAGGTTGACTCCTTAACAAAAGCAAATGTAATTACTGCCCAAGTGAATCAGAATCACAAAACATGTGAGGATCAACTGGTCCCAATACAAACTTCTAGTGCCCATCCAATGTACCAACATCCCTAGAGAAGCCTACCCTAGATGAATACTCAATTGAACTGCAGCAGCTCTCTTCTATGCCCATAATATGTCAGGATGACCACAAAGCTTTGATACCATCATCAGGGGTTTCAATGGCTGCATGGAATATGCCCTTGTTCTTTCAGATATCTCCACTACCTTCAACACCCTTAGCAAGCTTAAAATCATCTGGTATTTCTGGCACAGTCTACAATTGATTTTCTTCATCTTTATCACATCATTTTCAGCAGATTAGGTTTGTCAGTAATGTTTCTGACTGGTATGCTGTGACCACCATTGTTCCACAGGGTACAGCATTGTTGGgtaccctatttaatatttaccctATTCAAGATTCTATCATGCCTCAGCATAAACTTCAAAGTTTACATCGTCGATATTCAATTCTTTATTCCATATACTTCATCCTGGtcctatacattttattttatatcccTATGTCTAAGCACTGTTAAATCTTATTTTTTACACAATAAATTACTGTTAAACATTGCAAAAATGGAATTGTTCTTAGCAAAAGGCCATCTCCCACTTTTTCTACATCGTTCCAGTTTGATGGTCACACATCATCCCAGTCGCCTAAGAAGTACAGAATCTGGGTATAATAATTGACCCAGGATGGCCAATTATCCCATGCATCAAAACTACTGCTAAATCTTCATTTTACAAGTTGCATCTACTTAGAAAATTGAGACCAATCCTTGAACCCTATGACTTCTGTACTATTCTCCAGGCCCTTGCACTGATGAGctctgattactgtaatgcagcTCTGAATACTGGCCGTCTAGCCATATCACGTGTCAATTGCAACCAGTTTAAGATTCTTCAGTGCATATTCTGATGggtacatgtatttatttatttagatttatagtcCACTTTTTTCTCAAGCTGAGGCAATAAGACCCTCATTGAAACGGATACTCATATTGAGTACCAATTTTCATAACGcacacacagccacctctcctgggcatctgATACAATAttgaaatgagctgctgcattaaaaaaaggatgcgctaaggaaaaattgtgcgtccctagctctcaaatgcattgggcgcccaggagatgtggtcGTGTGCCCACAATTGCAACGGGCTCTCAGTAGGCTTGATAGCTGTAAttttgctaaaataaataaaaaataaacccatCCATCTCCATGAATGTGCAAACAGGAGAAACTGTTTCAAGAACCTCGGGGCAGATCagcaatccccctcccccaacaaccAAACAACCACCACCTTTTTCTGCAGGCTCAGGAAAACCatcccagcccagcccagcccaaaTCCACCTCACTTACGgtgaaaggagaggagggagggaaagggaaaaacaGCTCCTGAAAAAGCAGAAAGCAGGGAGCAAGCAGGGTGAGGGGCAGGGCTGCTGCTGACATGAGCTCTTAACTCGTGGCATGACTTAGAACCAGCTCTGGGGCTGCTAACAAGTGTGCATTGGGCACCGGGGGGGGGTCTGCATcagggggaatagctaatagctcatctacatagaatttacatgtgatgagtgctattggctAAGCGGTTGTTGGGGGCGTGCGTTtcggacgcgctaatccccttattgccccaggtgctagtctagcgcatccaaaacgcgcgtaaACCTGTGCGTTGTGATCGGCGCACTTTATTGCTTCAGCCTGAGCATGTGTGACCATATTTCCCCTGTCCTATTATCATTACATTGGCTTCACATCAAATGGAGGCTCAAATTTAAATTGGCCTCCTAAATCCATAACATTAATGCAAGAGGGCTGCAACTGCTGGATAGACCTTCCCGTTTGTTGCGGCCTGCAAATAAAAACTTGTTAGCAGTGCCATCTGTGAAACTTGCATGGTCTGGATACTATGAGGGAGAGAGTTTTTTAGTTCTTGGAACTCTCTCCCCAAGTGGATTCGGGTAATAGAATGCacgaaaatattttaaaaggcattaaaaacacaCATTAATGATGGAGTTCAATGCTGAAATAACATCTAGGGTGGATGGATCTAATGGCTGCTGTGTCTTGCAGGCTGTATCTCTGTCTCCTGTATTTAAGTTTTTCCTTATGTCTAACTCTgctttttatatatgttttattccGTAGTCTGCCTTGAGCTTTTCTGGCAATGCgtgtggataatacatttttaaataaataaatccacacaATTACGTCCCAGCCTAAATACACTGAAACTAACGAACAAGCAAATGAATATGTAACATAGATCAAGCTAAACATCACAGAATATCCAAAACATGTCAATCTGCCTCACATAACCATTATATCTATCTGAATGCCAGTGCTCTAACGGTTGAATAAAAGAGCGAATATGTTAAACAACCACCCTCTGCCACACCCAAACATCTCCCTGCAACAAACCCACATATCCCAAAGCATATTTAGCTGGGGCAACAAGCTTATTGACTCTGAGAGCTGCATGAAAAGCTAAAGAGAAAGCCAAACAGAACACTGTAGCTTTATGCAGAGACAAACATATATCAAACCAACTAAGCACTATGCAAGATAAGTTGTTGAACTAGCTTTGGTCATCTTCTAACTGAACAAGCAAAACCTGCTGTAATAATTGCTCCTGTTGACACTGGTATGCCTGACAGGAGTGGGGGATTAGCCTGACAATGCTCTCTGGAGGAAAACTACACCACTTGATGTGTTGGTAACTTTCCAAAAATTAATGTGGACTGCAAAGTTTATTGCAATCTGTATTACTCCATTCTAATATAAATTAGATGGTTTGCATGCATTCACATGCAATGCAGCAGATTAATATTGTTCTTGCATTGGGCCTATATTCTTATGCAATAGCTATCATGCGATAATGCTATTTTAACATGCATTTAACACTGAGTTCAGTGTTTAACACACTTTGCTGCATTATCACATTTTAGTAAATGGGTCCTTAAATTAACAAAAGGTGTCTAGAAGTATCCCAATAAGATGTGTAGTGAATCTATGAAAGATTAGCTACATATcaagggggctgatgcaatatcgggtaTTCTGTTTTGCGCGGTGGTGAGCGCGCAGTTGGACGCTCGTTTTTAGAGCGCAAAAGGAATGCCAATGTAATATCTGGATTAGTGCGTCCATAACGTGCACGCATAATCTGTGCATAGGGAATAGCGCCATTGGCaagcaaattttatttaaatgtgacAATTATCTATTGGTACCCGATGCAGTTACATGCGCCAAAATTTTGTGCATCCTTAGCGAGTTATTTTACATTCACAATTTTGCGCCTGACTTACCCTGGTGTTATTGCACTGGAGCCAGTGGTAGCTGGTGGTTCCTGAAGGTTTCCTGCTTTCTCAATGGAAACTGTTTACTTCCTTGTCATGCTGACCTTCTTTCGTCTGCGAGCAAGAATTAGGGCAGCCACACGGGCGATAGCAAATAATCCTGCCAACGACAGAAGACCAGAGGACCATGTAGACCATGTGGCACCGGCGCAGCCACAGGTTAGCAAATGGCTTTAATCCTTCTAAATCTTTATTAAAAACTTGTCAATTGGAAGTCCAATTCTGGGGCCATCACAAGATGCCCTGGACTTTGACGTTGGTATTGTGGACACCTAAAAGATGAATGTCCGTTACTAGAACAATGGACCCCAAAATCCAATAATGTGTAAAAGCTCCAGGCTTTTTTAGGAACCCTTTAGTTTTGGGTCTGTTTAAAAATGTGTTCTTTTGTATTCTGCCTGCCACACAGCTGTGATAAGCTGAGGATATATTTGGTCTAACTGTGTCAAAAAAACAcctgatggatcctcggtctaacccagtatggcatgtcttatgttccttatgttattatgttttcAGGTACAGCCCAGAGCCATTCATAGATCCTGCAGGCAGCGTGTTATTTGGTCACGTACaactctcataagaacatgccatactgggtcagaccaagggtccatcaagcccagcatcctgtttccaacagtggccaatccaggccataggaacctggcaagtatccaaaaactaagtctattccatgttaccattgctaatggcagtggctattctctaagtgaacttaatagcaggtaatggacttctcctccaagaacttatccaatccttttttaaacacagctatactaactacactaaccacatcctctggcaataaattccagagtttaattgtgcgttgagtaaaaaagaactttctccgattagttttcaatgtgccacatgcaaacttcatggagtgccccctagtctttctgttatccgaaagagtaaataaccgactcacatctacccgttctagacctctcatgattttaaacacctctatcatatccctcctcagccatctcttctccaagctgaaaagtcctaacctctttagtctttcctcataggggagttgttccattccccttattttggttgcccttctctgtaccttctccatcgcaattatatcttttttgagatgcggcgaccagaattgtacacagtattcaaggtgcggtctcaccatggagcgatacagaggcattatgacattttcctttttattcaccattccctttctaataattcccaacattctgtttgcttttttgactgccgcagcacactgaaccgatgatttcaatgtgttatccactatgacgcctagatctctttcttgggttgtagcacctaatatgaaacctaacattgtgtaactatagcatgggttaattttccctatatgcatcaccttgcacttatccacattaaatttcatctgccattttgatgcccaattttccagtcttacaaggtcttcctgcaatttatcacaatctgcttgtgatttaacaactctgaacaattttgtatcatctgcaaatttgattatctcactggtcgtatttctttccagatcatttataaatatattgaaaagtaagggtccctatacagatccctgaggcactccactgcccactcccttccactgagaaaattgtccatttaatcttactctctgtttcctgtcttttagccagtttgtaatccatgaaaggacatcaccacctatcccatgactttttacttttcctagaagcctctcatgtggaactttgtcaaacgtcttctgaaaatccaagtatactacatctgctggttcacctttatccacatgtttattaactacttcaaaaaagtgaagcagatttgtaaggcaagacttgccttggttaaagccatgctgactttgttccattaaaccatgtctttctatatgttctgtgattttgatgtttagaacactttccactatttttcctggcactgaagtcaggctaacctgtctgtagtttcctggattgcccctggcgacctttttaaatattggggttacattagctatcctccagtcttcaggtacaatggatgattttaatgataggttacaaatttttactaataggtctgaaatttcattttttagttctttcagaactctggggtgtataccatccggtccaggtgatttactacttttcagtttgtcaatcaggtctaccacatcttctaggttcaccgtgatttgattcagtccatctgaatcattgcccatgaaaaccttctccagtatgggtactgccccaacatcctcttcagtaaacaccgaagcaaagaaatcatttaatctttccacgatggccttatcttctctaagtgcccttttaacccctcgatcatctaacggtccaactgactccttcaaaggctttctgcttcggatatatttttaaaagtttttactgtgagtttttgcctctatggctaacttcttttcaaattctctcttagcctgtcttatcgatgtcttacatttaacttgcctattttcttctgttggatccttcttccaatttttgaatgaagatcttttggctaaaatagcttctttcacctccccttttaaccatgccggtaatcattttgccttctttccacctttcttaatgtgtggaatacatctggactgtgcttctagaatggtattttttaacaatgaccatgcgtgttgcacattttttacttttgtagctgcccctttcagtttttttccaacaatttttctcattttctcaaagtttcccttttgaaagtttagcacgagagccatggatttgcatactgttcctcttccagtcattaattcaaatttgaccatattatgatcactattgccatgcggccctaccaccgttacctctctcaacaagtcctgtgctccactgagaattagatctaaaattgcttcctctctcatcggttcctgaaccaattgctccataaagctatcatttatttcatccaggaacgttatctctctagcatgtcccgatgatacatttacccagtcaatattggggtaattgaagtctcccattattaccgcactaccaatttggttagcttccctaatttctcttagcatttcactgtccatctcaccatcttgaccaggtggacggtagtatactcctatcattatagtcttccctgacacacaaggggtttctacccataaatattcaattttgcatttagtctcatgcaggatgtttattctgttggactctatgccatcccgagtCAGAAATGGTGTGAAGATACCGTATTAGCTCTAGAGCAATTGAGGCCCTGTATGAGGACTTGCGCAATGATATTGATCCCATTGCCTCTCGCAACCATATGGTCCCTGGGCTGGTGAAACATCTGTGTGCCTTGCATTTTTTCATGACAGGAAGTTTCCAGAATACAGTAGGACTGGATTGCgggatgaatcagtcctcagtctCGTGGCACTTTGGACAAGTCGAGGGCTTGATTAAACATATGCAATAGTATATTTATTTCCCAATGGACCCAGGGCAACAGCAGGAGATCCAACATGGATACTTTGATATAGCTGGGATGCCCAATGTATTGGGTGcaatagactgcacccatatcACACTTACCCCCAGCTCAGAACAGGAGAGTGCATTCCAATATCAGAAGTCATTCAATTTGATGAATGTGCAGGTGGTATGTGATGCGCATCAATGGATCCTGAATGTAGGTATTGAGGTTTATGGGGAGTTGCCACAATTCCCACATCCTTACTCATTCATTGCTTGCAATCGATTTTCCCAAAGGGAAATACGGTGATAGCTGGTTGTTATCAGAAGTCTTgatagacaaccaggtggcaaggAGGAATGCAGGACCCTGTACAAGTTAATTTTTTATCCTGAAGTGTTTTGGTGCTATTGTATTGTTAAGGTGAGTGTAGTATAAAATGAGCCAGTTATGTATATGCCGTATGAAGTAGTGTATATATGTGTTTCTTGGTGTTTTGTCAGCATCTTTGATGCAATATTGATTACCTCTTTTATAGGTGATGctggctatggctgtaagccatGTATGCTGACTCTCCTCCTGGCACCGTAAACTGCGGCGGAAAGACGATACAACGAGGCACATACTAGCACTAGGTCTGTCATCAGGAGGACATTTGGCATGCTGAAAGGATGATTTAGATGCTTGGACCAGTCAGGTGGTGCTCTCCCGTACAGTCCCGAAAAGGTTGCATGCATTGTtatggcctgctgcatgctacataacCTCGTTGCGCTTTGGGAAAGAAGTGGAAGTCCCGGAAAACCTGCCCCTAGATCCATCTCTACAACTAGCTGGGGAAATGGACAACACAGTGTGATGCTCGGAGGTTCACAGAAGGGACAGAGTATTTCTCATGTAGGTTCTTAGAGGTCTCACAAATAACCCCCTCCTCTGTTGAAGATATTTTGAATAATCCAAATTCATTCTTTTGTGTTTTCTATTTCGGGAGTTGTAATTGGCGTATGAGAGAGGCACTGAAGTATGTTCCAATATGTTCTACTGTTATCTtttgttttctgatttctttttagtGAATAAATAATGTTTCTACAGCTGAGTGAATCTGTGGTTTAATGTAATTCCTTTACATCCTTACTGACCAGTGTCCCTTCCAGAGATGTCCTGAACTTGGGCATCTTGAACTTGGATGCTTAAGTCCAAGTCCTCGCTTAAAGGCGCAAGATTTGGGTCACCAATCTCAGGTTGTTCGGATGCCCAAATTTGGTGCCTTTAAGGGATGCTGTGAACATCAATGTCCACGACAGTGTCCATGAGCCCAGAGACTACCACCCCAGTGTGAAGGGAAATGAAGTGGAACATGGTTGCTCAGCTAGGCAGAGATGCGCTATGTGTGTTGCCAGCCCAGTTCTGGCACTAGGATTTCAAACCCAAAGATCATCCCATACTAAGGACAGGATCCAACAAagagaacatttaaaaacaagTGTATTTTGAAGAAATAAACTTTTATTAACACTAGTAACAAGTAtgtagaaagacaaaaaaaaaaaaaaaaacgcctgTAGAAGAGGTGCACATTAATACATAGTACTTATTGTCAGTCTCCACAAAAATCTTGTATGACACTCCTCCTGATCTCATTTCCACTGGCTGTGTTCTTTCTGGAATCTGCCGAGGTCATGTCTAGCTGTTCCTCCAGGTCAGGATTAATGTCCTGTGGAAGACCATGCTGCAGAGCAAGGTTGTGAAGCATGCAACAGGTCATCACAATGTCTGCTACATTCTCAGGAGAGTTCTGTAGTGCTCCTCCTCAGTGATCCAGGCAGCAGAAATTACTTTTTAAGAGACAAATGTTCTTTTGATTACACTCCTTGTCCTGACATGTTCCTCTGGATACCTCACTTCTGCAGCTGTCCTTGGAACAGCAAGTGGTATTAGCAGCCATGATTTGCAAGCATAACCAGCATCAcctgtgtgaaaaaaaaataattttgcattaaTTTAACTAGTTTCCTTTAAGCTGATatctaacatttttaaaattacaaatGCGACTTCTATgtacaatagaaaaaaaatactatTATGCCTTTAGGACTCAGCCCTGTTTACTAACATCCACTACATATTAAAAAACATAATGACAGCCATGTACAAGATAGCGTGTACAATGCCACAGTTACTTATATGATTCATGTGTCAGCAAAATATGACTCATTACTATTTGTTCTCTAACTCACAAACCTCCATATCCTTTAAAGTCCATACGATACAATAAAAAATCAGTTACATGAAGTATTAGGCTAATTTCCTGGTTGTCTACCTTCTACATTCAAAACCAAGGTAGTACCAATGAGGGCAACCACCAAGTTCAATTGGAAAACAAAACATTACAAAACTATTAACCTCTCCCCCTCTTCTAACCACATCCACATACATTAATTGCGAACTGCTAAGTAATCCCCTACTTTCCAAAATGCAGCTACTGAAAAAAGTTGTACATTATATACCCCTTTTTACCCCAGAccacaacatttttttgaaaggtatTACTAATTTAtaaaaaatttaagatcacaaATTAGTAAGCACTTTGGGACCAATGTACAAAAAGCACTTATTATTATGGCTTAGATTCCCACCATATCACActtactttttaaattatttttgtgcaTATGTACCCCACAGAGCTGATAAAAAACTTATAAGTCAATACATAAAACCAAGAGGATACAATCACTATtatcaaaaagataaaaaaatatttttattagagaACAACGATATCAGAATAAAGTACCTTTaatgtaatccactgtctctcaccACGCAATGCCTGTGACGGCCagaacatggtccatgttgggcatTTTTGTGAACGCTACAGAGgggagctaagtatttttaactttttcaataaataaaaatatatatatataaaaaattttggGGAGATATAAAACAATTAAACGATGATTAAGTGGATAATTTATATGAGACAACGATAAAAGATTACAATACAGTGCTGTGACGGCTGATACTGTCTGTGGCCCATTGCATGGTGATAGACAGTGGATTATATTAAAGGTACTTTATTCTGATATCATTGTTCTCTAAtaaaaagcattttttatttttttgataatAGTGATTGTATCCTCTTGGttttatgtattgatttattAGTGAGAGGAGGTTGGCTTCTGTGTTGTGATTTAAAACTtataccataatgcctctgtatcactccatggtgagctCGTACTTTGAGTACTatatacagttctggttgccatatcttaaaaaagatatagttgcaatggagaaggtacagagaagggcaaccaaaatgataaaggggaatggaacagctcccctatgaggaaaggctgaagaggttaggacttttcagcttggagaagagatggctgaggggggatatgatagaggtgtttaaaatcatgagaggtctagaatgggcagatgtgaatagaaggactaggaggcactccatgaagttaacaagtagcacatttaaaactaatcggagaacattctttttcactcaatgcacaattaaggtctggaatttgttgccagagaatttggtttgtgcagttagtgtagctgggttcaaaaaaggattggataagttcttggaggagaagtccattacctgctattaatcaagttgatttagagaatagccactgctattactggcatcagtagcatgggatctacttagtgcttagatacttgccaggttcttgtggcccggttttggcctctgttggaaacaagatgctgggcttgatggactgttgttctgacccaatatggcaatttattattttcttatattcttaacttaCCCAGCAACCAGCCTTCACTATATTTCCCTTCAGTGAATTGCTGTGCCAGGGCTGATTGTGCCAGGATGTAGGAATCATGGCTGCTACCACGGAATTTTGCCACCACGCTGagaatcttctgttcagtgttacagaccacttgcacaGTGAGGGAGTGGTAATACTTTCGATTCTGGTATTAGCAATAAAAATAATAGCAAAGAAAGTCTTATTTTAAATTGATAAACACAATTCCTCAAATAATTACACTTCAACAGCTAGAACCGCTGCAGGGAAACATActcatatttttttaatatttttattgcaaataaaaaatgttattgattaatctgttatgattctgcttgtGAGACTAGCTCACAAGCACCCTATTACCTCTACACTGCCGACACCACCGAAGTTCCCTCACGGCCAGGAGGCAGCCGCCGATCCTGCCATtaaaggtcaggatgggggtttacgtagggctgggggggcggcagaagggaagtttcctccgaggccgctccgattttggagcggcctcggagggaatagggaaagccatcggggcttccctagggctcggtgcacgcaaggtgcacccccttgtgcgcacaaatctatgcccgcgcgtacgttttaaaatttggcctcaCCTTGTAGGCCTTTAAATCTCATCTATTAAAAAGATTTCCTTGTAGGCACAAAATAATAAATCAGGCTCAAACTGTTTTGCATATGGTCCCACGAGGACTGTGTGACAGAACTAAAGTTAGGGATGCTTTAGCCTCATTAGAATTTCACctagtactttttttttacaattctATGATGACTATTTAACCTGTTGTCCCATTTTTTGCCCTTAAACTCATCTTATTAAAAGTTCTGCAATGTTGTGATATATgatagggggcggattttaaatgcgtaagttacgcacataacccttacaacccccccctgcgtgcgctgagcctattttgcgttgcgcgcaagccccgggacgcacgtatttccgggggcttgcaaaaatgggcgggggcatggcggcagtccgagggcagtccaggggcatggctgtgccctgacacagcggcctgtgtttgGGCCTgccgcgcaagttacgcctgccagagacctgccagaggcaggcgtaactcaacaaaataaggtaggggggatttaggtagggctggggggggggtgggttacatagggtaagggaaggaaaggtggggggggaacaaaaaaaagtttcctccaaggccgctccaattttggagcggccttggaaggaacggggaaaccatcggggctcccctagggctcagcgctcgcaaggtgcacatgtgtgcacccccttgtgcgcgccgaccccggattttataacatgcgcgcggtagcgtgcatgttataaaatcaagtgtacatttgtacgcgccgggtagcatgcacaaatgtaccccccccccccgtgcataattttaaaaatctgcccctatgagagTGATCTGAAAGCaccaatttcatttcatttcacttAAAGTTACAGTGCTTCCTGCTTGTGGCAAAAGTCTAATTTGCCACAGGCAGAAAGAACGAAGACCCGCCAAAGCATGTTTTTCTAAGATGTTACGAGGctgacaaaacaaataaaaatacctGGCGCACAACAATAGCATAAATAATATTCAGAgggaatataaaattaaaatttcatTATTGAGCCCTGGTGGCCAGAGCTCACTGTCAATTAGCCTGGATTATCTGTTTCTAAAACTCTTTGACAGTTCCTCGATTATCTTGCTTAAGGCAAATTTGATTTTTACAGCAAGTAGGCAGTACTGGTGCTTTAAAACATTTAGCAGAAGGCAAGCCTCCAGCCAGTCACTTTGGTAGAAGTGTTATACTGTATACTGCTGAGTGGAAGACCCATGGAGCTGCAATACAAGAGAGTTAGGGGGAGAGTTAAGGTAACACACTTAGGCCAGACGCATGGCTCAGGCCACAGTTCTTTGTATTTGTCTGGACTGGCAGGGATTAGTAACACCACAGAGGCAGCACACTCAGGGCC belongs to Rhinatrema bivittatum chromosome 7, aRhiBiv1.1, whole genome shotgun sequence and includes:
- the LOC115096104 gene encoding putative nuclease HARBI1; this translates as MAFSDFGKNRKYYHSLTVQVVCNTEQKILSVVAKFRGSSHDSYILAQSALAQQFTEGKYSEGWLLGDAGYACKSWLLIPLAVPRTAAEVRYPEEHVRTRSVIKRTFVS